The proteins below come from a single Zea mays cultivar B73 chromosome 8, Zm-B73-REFERENCE-NAM-5.0, whole genome shotgun sequence genomic window:
- the LOC100281214 gene encoding RING-H2 finger protein ATL3C — translation MSVIEQLHARRLLSHAAAAATAPSSAAEPEPAAVAMPQAQAVSAAHSHAAAAPFSSLNATVITALSLLLCGLVAVLAVHAIVRCAFRVTHRVCYGQDEDEDEPAADASAASCQAGPARRKRGPRAGLPPWILYSREVELAGCGAGAAECAICLAEFVQGDRVRALPRCNHGFHVRCIDRWLAARQTCPTCRRAPFAAKPSLTEPDSAGAPEAVQLQVHA, via the coding sequence ATGAGCGTCATCGAACAGTTGCACGCAAGGAGGCTCCTATCGCACGCCGCCGCTGCTGCGACTGCTCCGTCGTCGGCTGCGGAGCCGGAGCCGGCGGCCGTGGCCATGCCGCAGGCGCAGGCGGTGTCTGCAGCGCACTCGCACGCAGCCGCAGCGCCCTTCAGCTCGCTGAACGCGACGGTGATCACGGCGCTCTCGCTGCTCCTGTGCGGCCTGGTGGCCGTGCTCGCGGTCCACGCCATCGTACGCTGCGCATTCCGCGTCACGCACCGCGTGTGCTACGGccaggacgaggacgaggacgaacCCGCCGCCGATGCGTCGGCGGCCTCCTGCCAGGCCGGTCCCGCCAGGAGGAAGCGCGGGCCGCGGGCCGGGCTGCCCCCGTGGATACTCTACTCCCGCGAGGTCGAGCTCGCCGGGTGCGGCGCCGGCGCGGCGGAATGCGCCATCTGCCTCGCGGAGTTCGTGCAGGGTGACCGCGTGCGCGCGCTGCCGCGCTGCAACCACGGCTTCCACGTGCGGTGCATCGACCGCTGGCTCGCCGCGCGGCAGACGTGCCCCACGTGCAGGCGGGCGCCGTTCGCCGCTAAACCCTCGCTGACGGAGCCGGACAGCGCGGGGGCGCCGGAGGCAGTGCAGCTTCAGGTGCACGCCTGA